The following proteins come from a genomic window of Acetivibrio cellulolyticus CD2:
- a CDS encoding type I polyketide synthase, with product MGKIKDDKKLSIAYGGEISGVFCDKSNIGRILIDTAEVYGDKGITFIKNDDSEIRLTYKEIYDRALIRLGGLQRAGFEKGQYAIVIIDESIDFVITFWACVLGGIIPAPLAYPPLSSNVKNASLQKLYAVWDTLKRPVILSDSSLVENGKDIETTLCIDGMQIIEAESLDEGETRGSIELAEPHTPAFIQFSSGSTNTPKGVILTHHNLLTNVEAIIVSGKLNSEKISLSWMPFHHDMGLIGFHLTIIAAGMEQYNITPFKFVKKPTLWLDLVSKHKINITGSPNFGYRLLLNRVKEEQLKTWDLRSLEFIYNGAEPISVPLMQEFMETLAVCGLKSTSMFPVYGMAEACLAVCFPPVGSNPEVHSIDRHKLVAASKVEEVSKTNKNSLLIIDEGYPVNGINVRITNENGEVVQEGIVGEIQISGNNVTSGYINNPKATAESFQDNWLKTGDMGFMLNGRLSVVGRLKDIIFINGQNFFAHDIEARIEEIDGVEPGKVVACGWHGEAEGIEKTAIFSVTRTSKEKELYTKIVRHINETMGISVDYIVSVKTIPKTTSGKVQRFKLIEDFINGKYESKTFKASDLMLEVIPEPTISVRKEIKAIDADEYTEKVRAIWAKVLERPLENIPHDQPFMSLGGTSIKAIQVLGLLEDEFKLSLTHDILLNCRTVNEMKEYIQDLVSGNKLLPGSSRPVLAEVTNKGLENGDIAVISMSCRFPEASSPEEFWNNIMEGKCSINDIPGDRWNINDYYSAEGGFGKTYCDKGAFIENPYRFDADLFNISEKEAVIMDPQQRLILELVLELIEDAGYSRKKVSGKNIGLFVGASTNSYYEFHLNTLNRLNLQRFDSFSSLTKEQQDMIMQEWKSKLGVTDEHTNILVDNILNMIAARASQEFNFKGPSLVVDSACSSSLVAIHLACEAIKKGECEMAIAGGVNLLLTPTPYIYFSNAGALSAKGSSRVFDADADGFIPGEGAGLIMLKPLEKAIADKNQILAVIKGSEVNNDGHSIGVMSPNPDGQKAVIESLYVRSGISPESVQYVEAHGTGTKIGDPSEVRALDNAYSGWDLKKQSIAIGSVKANIGHLLSAAGIASFMKIVLALKNKKMPPNVNLSEPNPMIKFDKTPFYLLKDTADWNIAEGLPRRAAINSFGFGGTNSHMIVEEAPLEAQTVSEIRTVRSNHVMCLSANSETALGQKIQNIIEFLEKNKHYDLGDICYTENVLRTQYKNRLSVVASSVDDLIGKLKKASVSDKADKFVPKVALMFTGQGSQYVGMGRELYNNLPAFRKYVDECSEAFYPHINEKITDLIYGENANEKYLSQTNITQPIVFTMDYSLGRLILELGVEPKYVLGHSLGEWVAACISGAVSLKDAARIVSLRGKLMSEIKSSGAMAAVFTKESSLEPLLEAYEGTLWVASYNITHQVVSGQAEAMDRFLADLQTKGIVAKRLNVSQAFHTPLMSSMLEEFRKELEVTTFNAPSIPVVSNITAEVMERTFDAEYWLNHILGAVRFEQSIKYVVGKGVNTLVECGPDKVLTGMANAFASADKKLVLPSMDRKNDNWASLLDTLGKLYSNGVKVQWDELEKDNSYEKVPLPSYPFENRTFKPDFGDSTYRSTYSGNLDNWFYEWDWKSEPEAVSSALGNGAVIVFNDTKGIGNELGNKLRTENRPVYFVNPGKEFNYDGVRNFTINPESEGDYSILLEKINGEISSVIHLWNCSKGSMAAETFLSESSALYEGSYSILFMCKALIQHKADRFRFMSVTNNAFCLTNQSCVENPHQYIAASLAQAIDIENREIDAYIIDVNRSEYESDVELAETLINELNSKINSESIVAIRNKQRFVRVLEKATINKNTSDFVLEDGETYIITGGAGHIGGEIAKAFAKQAKVNVVLTGRRKLQEGEEKEKDERIELIQSLEQLGANVMYSAVDVADKDQMEELVRSINAKFGAIHGVVHAAGTLDNSSDKLLKKDIDVIKRVLAPKVQGTVITDLVTRKEPLKFFVTLSSISASKKVWSAGLGEYAAANAYLDGYSYFREREGAPGRSLSINYSLWANDGMVKAFGELSVLAIKSQGLEPLPSDGAVKAFMKAMSCGGKNALHIFDKKEEKKAEKAVELSSGNAEATGTRKVICKSAQEIRSIVFKVIADQLNISTDELEIGANFTEIGIDSVGAVKITSEIGKMINVELYPTLIFEYQTPQELSEYIEKTYASDVTNEFDDEAKNINSAVSKDELQDIAIIGMSLRIPGASNLDEYWDLLKNGKCTIREVPEERWSCADHFNPDVKSQHTTYCNKGGFIDKPYDFDPMFFGMSPNEAEVTDPQQRLFLQIAWEALQQAGYGGKHRTSKIGIFVGCEQNTYMEHFAGYCSYMVIKDKLKNSEIFNNIDEKGRKEILSNIINVLKPANMVSDSVAGNSLNEIAARVSHCLNLTGPSLVVNSACSSSLVSLHMACESIRSGASEMAIAGGVSLNLSPSPFVGLSKVTALSPTGVCSPFDKNANGMVLAEGTSVVLLKPLKHALRDGDHIYAVIKGSAINNDGRSQGITAPKPQGQAEAIRNAYLQAGIDPETVSYIETHGTATPLGDPIEVEGMTKAFRSFTSKNNFCGIGSVKSSIGHMLSAAGITSLIKVALSLKNKTIPHTINYDQPNPNIDFKNSPFYVVDKHPREWKAAGDTPLRAGVNAFGFGGTNAHVILEEAPQYNESDCDSVNEDMVHMMLLTGRTEKVIKTVAGNLKRYIEQNPDSNIGSICYTNNISQKEQSLKTAAVIKSRGNLLSVLSAIENGSEQGDIIKGRSNPNRQTLAHVIMDGGLMLCNEEIELLSTRFAVFKSAYRDCKNKILEGIGSNSGSGIKEKVESIAVQYAVGMLLEHLGVTPKCIIGQGMGILAGIMLTGLATFKNIAEFLLGKGIQINNSEDKAEICWKCQVITPLGTISRIEDSISYAEASINNNSTFTAGFEGVNNNDALICCGCSSTLISIISALGYGKQIIELKFSEESIIGALAKLYVSGVDFNPAKLYNGTQRRIPLPTYPFENAEYKVTFKDEELELDERPMAEPIKLDILHNSPVGNEPVQRNDKKRGLIKIIV from the coding sequence ATGGGCAAAATAAAAGATGATAAGAAATTATCAATCGCATACGGTGGAGAAATCTCCGGAGTGTTTTGTGATAAAAGTAATATTGGACGTATACTTATAGATACAGCTGAAGTTTATGGTGATAAAGGTATAACATTTATAAAAAATGATGATTCTGAAATTCGCCTAACATATAAGGAGATATATGATAGGGCATTAATACGTCTTGGGGGATTACAGAGGGCAGGTTTTGAAAAGGGCCAATACGCAATAGTTATAATTGACGAAAGTATTGACTTTGTTATAACTTTTTGGGCATGTGTACTCGGTGGCATAATACCTGCACCACTGGCCTATCCTCCTTTGTCTTCCAATGTAAAGAATGCTTCGCTTCAAAAACTATATGCTGTATGGGATACACTAAAAAGACCTGTTATTTTATCTGACTCAAGCCTGGTGGAGAATGGAAAAGATATTGAAACTACATTATGTATTGATGGTATGCAAATAATTGAAGCAGAAAGCCTGGATGAAGGTGAAACAAGAGGAAGTATAGAACTGGCAGAACCACATACACCTGCATTTATCCAGTTCAGTTCTGGCAGTACAAATACACCGAAAGGTGTAATCCTAACTCATCATAATCTATTGACAAATGTAGAGGCAATTATAGTTTCAGGTAAACTCAACAGTGAAAAAATATCACTTTCATGGATGCCGTTTCACCATGATATGGGCTTGATAGGATTTCATCTGACAATAATCGCTGCAGGAATGGAACAGTATAATATTACTCCCTTTAAATTTGTTAAGAAACCTACTCTTTGGCTTGACCTTGTGTCGAAGCATAAAATTAACATTACAGGTTCTCCAAATTTCGGGTACAGGCTTTTGTTAAACAGAGTAAAGGAAGAGCAATTAAAAACATGGGATTTACGTTCACTGGAATTTATTTATAATGGAGCGGAGCCTATTTCTGTTCCTTTGATGCAGGAGTTTATGGAGACGTTGGCGGTTTGCGGTCTTAAAAGCACCTCAATGTTTCCGGTTTATGGAATGGCGGAAGCATGCCTGGCAGTTTGTTTCCCGCCTGTTGGAAGTAATCCTGAGGTTCATTCTATTGACAGACATAAGCTTGTTGCAGCGTCTAAAGTTGAAGAAGTATCCAAAACCAATAAAAACTCTCTTTTAATTATAGATGAAGGATACCCTGTAAATGGTATTAATGTGAGAATTACAAATGAAAATGGTGAGGTAGTCCAGGAAGGAATTGTAGGTGAAATTCAGATTAGTGGAAACAATGTTACTTCAGGTTATATAAATAACCCGAAGGCGACTGCCGAATCATTTCAGGACAACTGGCTAAAAACCGGGGATATGGGATTTATGTTAAATGGACGTTTGTCAGTAGTTGGACGTCTTAAAGATATTATATTTATAAATGGACAAAACTTCTTTGCTCATGATATTGAGGCAAGAATAGAGGAAATTGACGGAGTTGAGCCTGGAAAGGTTGTTGCCTGCGGATGGCATGGCGAAGCAGAAGGTATAGAAAAGACTGCTATTTTCTCAGTAACTCGAACAAGTAAGGAAAAAGAATTATATACAAAAATAGTGCGTCACATAAATGAAACTATGGGAATTTCAGTAGATTATATTGTTTCTGTGAAGACTATTCCCAAGACCACCAGTGGCAAGGTGCAGCGCTTTAAACTTATCGAGGATTTTATAAACGGTAAGTATGAAAGCAAAACTTTCAAGGCCTCTGATTTGATGCTGGAAGTTATACCAGAACCCACAATAAGTGTCAGAAAAGAAATTAAAGCTATTGATGCTGATGAATATACAGAAAAAGTTCGCGCAATATGGGCAAAAGTTTTAGAAAGGCCTTTAGAAAACATACCGCATGATCAACCTTTTATGTCGTTAGGCGGAACATCTATAAAGGCTATACAGGTGCTAGGTCTTCTCGAAGATGAGTTCAAACTTAGTCTAACCCATGATATTTTGTTAAATTGCAGAACAGTTAATGAAATGAAAGAATATATTCAGGATTTGGTTTCCGGCAATAAGTTATTGCCTGGAAGCAGCAGGCCTGTTTTAGCTGAGGTAACAAATAAGGGACTCGAAAATGGAGATATAGCTGTCATATCTATGTCATGCCGTTTCCCGGAAGCATCTAGTCCGGAGGAATTTTGGAATAACATAATGGAAGGTAAATGCAGCATAAATGATATCCCTGGTGATCGTTGGAATATTAATGACTATTATAGTGCGGAAGGTGGATTCGGAAAAACATACTGTGATAAAGGTGCATTTATTGAAAATCCATATAGATTTGATGCAGATTTGTTTAATATATCTGAAAAAGAAGCAGTTATAATGGATCCTCAGCAAAGACTAATACTTGAACTGGTTTTGGAACTGATAGAGGATGCAGGGTATTCGAGGAAAAAGGTGAGTGGAAAAAACATCGGGTTGTTTGTAGGAGCGAGTACAAATTCTTATTACGAGTTCCATTTGAATACGTTGAACAGGTTGAATCTGCAAAGGTTTGACAGCTTTTCCTCTCTCACTAAAGAGCAGCAGGATATGATAATGCAGGAATGGAAAAGCAAACTTGGTGTGACGGATGAGCATACCAATATTTTGGTTGATAACATATTGAACATGATAGCTGCACGTGCATCTCAAGAGTTCAACTTTAAGGGTCCCAGCCTCGTAGTAGATTCCGCATGTTCTTCATCTCTGGTAGCAATACATTTAGCTTGTGAGGCAATTAAAAAAGGTGAATGTGAAATGGCTATAGCTGGAGGTGTAAACCTTTTGCTTACGCCCACACCGTACATATATTTCAGCAATGCAGGGGCATTATCTGCCAAAGGATCATCAAGGGTTTTTGATGCTGATGCAGATGGGTTTATACCGGGTGAAGGTGCTGGTTTGATTATGCTCAAGCCTTTGGAAAAAGCTATAGCGGATAAAAACCAAATTCTTGCAGTTATTAAAGGCAGTGAGGTAAATAATGATGGGCATTCAATTGGAGTTATGTCACCAAACCCTGACGGTCAGAAAGCAGTAATAGAATCATTATATGTCCGCAGTGGAATTAGCCCTGAGAGCGTTCAGTATGTAGAAGCACACGGTACAGGTACAAAAATTGGTGATCCAAGTGAAGTAAGAGCACTTGACAATGCATACAGCGGATGGGATTTAAAGAAGCAATCCATAGCTATAGGTTCTGTGAAGGCAAACATAGGACACCTTTTGAGTGCAGCAGGAATTGCGAGTTTTATGAAGATTGTATTGGCACTTAAAAATAAAAAGATGCCGCCAAATGTAAACTTGTCAGAACCAAATCCTATGATCAAGTTTGATAAGACGCCATTCTACCTGTTAAAAGATACTGCGGATTGGAATATAGCGGAAGGATTGCCAAGACGTGCGGCTATTAATTCGTTTGGATTCGGGGGAACAAATTCTCACATGATTGTAGAAGAAGCTCCTTTGGAGGCTCAAACAGTAAGTGAAATCAGAACAGTGAGATCTAATCATGTAATGTGTTTATCTGCAAATAGTGAAACTGCACTAGGGCAGAAGATACAAAATATTATAGAATTCCTTGAGAAGAATAAGCATTATGATTTAGGAGATATATGCTACACTGAAAACGTTTTACGTACTCAATATAAAAATCGCCTTAGTGTTGTTGCAAGTTCTGTTGATGACCTTATAGGCAAACTTAAAAAAGCATCTGTAAGTGATAAAGCTGACAAATTTGTACCAAAAGTTGCTTTGATGTTTACAGGACAAGGTTCACAGTATGTTGGAATGGGAAGAGAACTTTATAATAATTTACCTGCTTTCAGAAAATATGTTGATGAGTGCTCAGAGGCATTTTACCCACATATTAATGAGAAGATTACAGACCTTATCTATGGCGAAAATGCAAACGAAAAGTATTTGTCACAGACAAATATTACACAGCCAATTGTATTTACAATGGACTATTCACTCGGAAGGTTAATATTGGAGTTGGGCGTAGAACCCAAATATGTCTTGGGACACAGCCTTGGAGAGTGGGTTGCCGCTTGTATTTCCGGTGCGGTTAGTCTTAAGGACGCTGCCAGAATTGTATCCTTAAGGGGAAAATTAATGAGTGAAATAAAGTCTTCCGGAGCTATGGCTGCTGTTTTCACTAAGGAATCTAGCCTTGAGCCTCTGTTAGAAGCATACGAAGGGACTCTGTGGGTAGCATCATATAATATAACTCACCAGGTTGTATCAGGACAAGCTGAGGCAATGGATAGATTTTTGGCTGATTTACAGACCAAAGGAATAGTTGCCAAGAGGCTGAATGTTTCTCAGGCATTCCATACACCGCTTATGAGTTCTATGCTGGAGGAGTTTAGAAAAGAATTGGAAGTTACAACCTTTAATGCTCCAAGTATTCCTGTAGTTTCAAATATTACAGCAGAAGTTATGGAGAGGACATTTGATGCAGAGTATTGGCTGAACCATATTCTTGGTGCAGTTAGATTTGAACAAAGTATAAAATATGTAGTTGGAAAGGGAGTAAATACCTTAGTGGAGTGCGGACCTGATAAAGTTCTTACAGGTATGGCTAACGCATTTGCTTCAGCGGATAAAAAGCTTGTTTTACCGTCTATGGACAGGAAAAATGATAATTGGGCATCATTACTGGATACCCTTGGCAAATTGTACTCAAATGGTGTCAAAGTACAGTGGGATGAGCTTGAAAAAGATAATTCCTATGAAAAGGTTCCGCTGCCTTCTTATCCTTTTGAAAATAGAACTTTTAAGCCTGACTTTGGAGATTCCACATACCGTTCAACATATTCGGGCAATTTGGATAACTGGTTCTATGAATGGGACTGGAAGTCAGAGCCTGAAGCAGTTTCATCTGCTTTAGGCAATGGAGCAGTTATTGTGTTTAATGATACGAAGGGTATTGGAAATGAACTTGGGAACAAGCTCCGTACAGAAAATAGGCCGGTTTATTTTGTTAATCCCGGTAAGGAGTTTAACTATGATGGAGTTAGAAACTTCACTATCAACCCTGAGAGTGAGGGTGACTATTCAATTTTACTGGAAAAGATAAATGGAGAAATTTCTTCTGTTATACACTTATGGAACTGTTCTAAAGGAAGCATGGCCGCTGAAACTTTTCTTTCAGAAAGCAGTGCACTGTATGAAGGTTCGTACAGCATATTATTTATGTGTAAGGCTCTAATACAGCATAAGGCAGATCGTTTTAGATTTATGTCAGTGACAAATAATGCTTTCTGTTTGACCAATCAATCTTGTGTGGAAAATCCTCATCAGTATATTGCTGCATCTCTGGCGCAGGCGATAGACATTGAAAACAGGGAGATTGATGCTTATATTATTGACGTAAATAGAAGTGAGTACGAATCGGACGTAGAATTGGCAGAGACATTGATTAATGAGTTGAACAGCAAAATAAATTCAGAATCTATTGTTGCAATTAGGAATAAACAGCGTTTTGTACGTGTCCTTGAAAAAGCTACTATAAACAAAAACACTAGTGATTTTGTTTTAGAAGACGGGGAAACCTATATCATAACCGGAGGAGCCGGACATATTGGAGGAGAGATAGCAAAAGCTTTTGCAAAGCAGGCTAAAGTTAATGTTGTATTGACTGGTAGGCGGAAGCTTCAGGAAGGTGAAGAGAAAGAAAAGGATGAAAGAATAGAGTTAATCCAGAGTTTGGAACAACTTGGGGCTAACGTTATGTATTCTGCAGTGGATGTTGCAGATAAAGATCAAATGGAGGAATTAGTCAGATCAATAAATGCTAAGTTTGGAGCAATTCATGGTGTAGTTCATGCTGCTGGCACACTGGACAACTCCTCGGATAAACTTTTGAAAAAAGATATTGATGTTATTAAGAGAGTGCTGGCTCCTAAAGTACAGGGAACGGTCATAACAGATCTTGTAACAAGAAAAGAACCTCTCAAGTTCTTTGTTACACTTTCTTCGATTTCTGCTTCAAAGAAAGTATGGTCAGCAGGGCTTGGGGAATATGCTGCGGCAAATGCATATCTTGACGGCTACAGTTATTTTAGGGAACGTGAAGGTGCTCCAGGACGTTCGCTGTCAATAAATTATTCTTTATGGGCAAATGATGGTATGGTCAAGGCTTTTGGTGAATTGTCTGTTCTCGCAATTAAGAGTCAAGGGTTGGAGCCGCTTCCTTCCGACGGAGCAGTAAAAGCATTTATGAAAGCTATGAGCTGTGGTGGAAAGAATGCATTGCATATTTTTGACAAAAAGGAAGAAAAGAAAGCAGAAAAAGCTGTTGAGTTAAGTTCAGGTAATGCTGAGGCAACTGGCACCAGAAAGGTTATATGTAAATCAGCACAAGAAATAAGAAGTATTGTGTTTAAGGTTATTGCAGATCAGTTAAATATTTCAACCGATGAACTGGAAATAGGCGCTAACTTTACAGAGATAGGTATAGATTCAGTAGGAGCAGTGAAGATTACCAGCGAAATAGGTAAAATGATAAATGTGGAATTATATCCTACACTTATATTCGAATATCAGACGCCACAAGAGCTTTCAGAGTATATTGAAAAGACCTATGCTTCAGATGTGACTAATGAGTTTGACGATGAAGCAAAAAACATAAATTCCGCGGTTAGCAAAGATGAATTACAGGATATTGCAATCATTGGAATGAGTCTTAGAATTCCAGGTGCAAGTAATCTGGATGAGTACTGGGATTTGCTTAAAAATGGCAAATGTACAATCAGGGAGGTCCCAGAAGAGAGATGGTCATGTGCAGACCACTTCAATCCTGATGTTAAGTCACAGCATACTACATACTGCAATAAGGGCGGATTTATTGACAAACCATACGATTTTGATCCGATGTTCTTTGGTATGTCTCCAAATGAGGCTGAAGTTACAGACCCTCAACAAAGACTATTTTTACAGATAGCATGGGAGGCACTTCAGCAGGCAGGTTACGGGGGAAAACACAGAACCAGTAAAATAGGAATATTTGTTGGGTGTGAACAGAATACATATATGGAACACTTTGCAGGATATTGTTCCTATATGGTTATAAAGGACAAATTAAAGAATAGTGAGATATTCAATAATATTGACGAAAAGGGACGTAAGGAAATTTTATCTAATATTATAAATGTTTTAAAGCCTGCAAATATGGTATCCGACTCAGTGGCGGGTAATAGCTTGAATGAGATAGCTGCAAGAGTCAGCCATTGCTTAAATCTTACCGGACCAAGTTTGGTTGTAAATTCCGCATGTTCTTCTTCTTTGGTTTCTCTGCATATGGCATGTGAGAGTATACGATCAGGAGCATCAGAAATGGCCATTGCAGGAGGAGTTAGCCTCAATTTAAGTCCCTCACCCTTTGTTGGCCTTAGCAAGGTGACAGCACTATCGCCAACAGGAGTCTGCAGTCCATTTGATAAGAATGCCAATGGAATGGTGCTTGCCGAAGGTACAAGTGTTGTGCTCTTAAAGCCTCTTAAGCATGCGTTGAGAGATGGTGATCATATATATGCTGTTATAAAAGGTTCTGCAATTAACAATGATGGCCGCTCACAGGGCATAACAGCACCAAAACCGCAGGGACAGGCAGAGGCTATTAGAAATGCTTATCTGCAAGCAGGCATAGACCCTGAAACGGTATCATATATTGAAACTCATGGTACTGCCACACCATTGGGTGACCCTATTGAAGTAGAAGGTATGACAAAGGCCTTCCGCTCATTTACTTCAAAAAATAACTTCTGTGGTATTGGTTCGGTTAAATCCTCTATTGGGCATATGCTTTCGGCAGCTGGAATTACAAGCCTGATTAAAGTTGCGCTTTCATTAAAGAATAAGACTATTCCTCATACTATAAATTATGATCAGCCTAATCCAAATATAGATTTTAAAAATTCGCCATTCTATGTAGTGGACAAGCACCCGAGAGAATGGAAGGCTGCTGGTGATACACCTTTAAGGGCAGGTGTGAATGCCTTTGGATTTGGGGGAACAAATGCACATGTAATTCTTGAAGAAGCTCCGCAATACAATGAGAGTGACTGTGATTCAGTGAATGAAGATATGGTGCATATGATGTTGCTCACCGGGAGGACTGAAAAAGTAATCAAAACTGTTGCAGGTAATTTGAAAAGGTATATTGAGCAAAATCCTGATTCAAATATTGGGTCGATATGCTATACAAATAATATTTCACAAAAAGAACAGTCCTTAAAGACTGCCGCAGTAATAAAATCCAGGGGGAATTTGCTAAGTGTTCTATCAGCAATCGAAAATGGCAGTGAACAAGGTGATATTATAAAAGGCCGATCAAACCCCAACCGACAAACATTGGCTCATGTAATTATGGATGGAGGCTTGATGCTTTGCAATGAAGAAATTGAGCTTTTATCAACCAGGTTTGCTGTTTTCAAGTCAGCTTATAGAGATTGTAAGAACAAGATTTTAGAAGGCATTGGAAGCAATTCGGGCAGTGGTATTAAGGAAAAAGTTGAAAGTATAGCAGTCCAATATGCTGTAGGTATGTTGCTGGAACATTTAGGTGTAACTCCTAAGTGCATCATAGGTCAGGGGATGGGCATTCTTGCTGGGATAATGCTTACTGGACTTGCAACATTCAAAAATATTGCTGAATTTCTTTTAGGTAAAGGAATTCAAATAAATAATTCTGAGGATAAGGCTGAAATATGCTGGAAGTGTCAGGTTATTACTCCTTTAGGCACAATAAGTAGAATAGAAGATTCAATTTCTTATGCTGAGGCAAGTATAAATAATAATTCGACATTCACGGCTGGGTTTGAAGGGGTGAATAATAATGATGCCCTAATATGCTGTGGCTGTTCATCAACTTTAATAAGCATTATTAGTGCTTTAGGGTATGGGAAACAAATAATTGAACTGAAATTTTCCGAAGAATCAATTATTGGAGCATTGGCAAAGCTATACGTTTCAGGTGTGGACTTTAATCCTGCAAAGCTTTACAATGGAACGCAGAGAAGAATTCCGCTGCCGACATATCCGTTTGAAAATGCAGAATATAAAGTAACATTTAAAGATGAGGAGCTGGAATTGGACGAAAGGCCTATGGCTGAACCTATTAAGTTGGATATTCTGCATAATAGCCCTGTTGGAAATGAACCTGTACAAAGGAACGATAAAAAGCGTGGGCTTATAAAAATAATAGTATAA
- a CDS encoding MFS transporter has protein sequence MKEKLRPVLGNKKWVIYIMAFLVGIAMGIINPLTTTHMEESNVEGIWIGIISSAYFFLMAFGSIFTDRKMRGKDVRKVIMIGLLMTSVGSAIFPWVSLNLIRLVLMCFMGAGISFFMVGIQTALHNLSDDNNRATVSGLYSLCFAAGFIVSSFTGPMIYERVKWVAFAAGSVCLIAVLIMISLMFNKGLLTIPLRPKGAVFNKIILALLGSFTYGVSETTVVCMYPLFLLRQNYQLSVIGYGLSIFVVGSIIGIMPFSYIADKVGRRKSMAVCVVIAILSIIGIVFADNFAIRMVFSFIAGFVIGPIYPLSMALAVQDLCKEEIPSGTALFTFYYSFGAAAGPFSSSVLMNAFGNKQIFTVSLVLFVALIIYVFVDKKQSQQEPVAV, from the coding sequence ATGAAAGAAAAACTTCGACCAGTTTTAGGCAACAAGAAGTGGGTTATATACATTATGGCTTTTCTAGTAGGTATAGCAATGGGAATAATAAACCCCCTTACTACTACACATATGGAAGAAAGCAATGTGGAAGGTATATGGATCGGGATTATTTCATCTGCATATTTCTTTTTAATGGCTTTTGGATCTATCTTTACTGATAGAAAAATGAGGGGAAAAGATGTACGGAAGGTGATAATGATAGGTTTATTAATGACTTCTGTTGGCTCTGCAATCTTTCCCTGGGTATCATTAAACCTTATAAGGCTTGTGTTAATGTGTTTTATGGGTGCGGGTATCAGTTTTTTTATGGTTGGAATTCAAACAGCATTACATAACTTATCGGATGACAATAATCGGGCAACAGTTAGTGGACTTTATTCCTTATGTTTTGCAGCAGGCTTTATTGTAAGTTCTTTTACGGGTCCAATGATTTATGAGCGTGTGAAATGGGTGGCTTTTGCAGCAGGTTCGGTATGCCTGATAGCAGTACTTATAATGATTAGTTTAATGTTTAACAAGGGTTTACTTACTATACCCCTTCGCCCAAAAGGAGCAGTATTTAATAAAATTATCCTTGCCTTGCTTGGATCGTTTACTTATGGCGTTTCAGAGACAACGGTTGTTTGCATGTATCCTTTATTTCTGCTGAGACAGAATTACCAGCTTTCTGTAATTGGATACGGTTTAAGTATATTTGTTGTTGGAAGTATTATAGGGATAATGCCTTTTTCATATATAGCAGACAAGGTTGGACGGAGAAAAAGTATGGCTGTATGTGTTGTTATCGCTATACTTTCCATTATAGGAATAGTGTTTGCAGATAACTTTGCAATCAGAATGGTTTTCTCATTTATTGCCGGTTTTGTTATAGGACCTATTTATCCACTTTCGATGGCTCTTGCTGTTCAAGATCTATGTAAAGAAGAAATACCATCAGGGACAGCACTGTTTACTTTCTACTATAGCTTTGGTGCAGCTGCAGGCCCGTTTTCTTCGTCAGTGTTGATGAATGCTTTCGGTAATAAACAGATTTTTACTGTTAGTTTAGTGCTTTTTGTAGCGTTAATTATTTATGTTTTTGTTGATAAAAAACAGTCACAGCAGGAACCGGTAGCTGTATAG